A single window of Caldicellulosiruptor bescii DSM 6725 DNA harbors:
- the flhB gene encoding flagellar biosynthesis protein FlhB, which yields MKLKFDIQLFSEASAKTEKATPRKRQEARKRGMVAKSREVTSAFALLISVLFLKFGYSLIIVPLQQGSKYFFSNLNYSLEDISDASKLLSFIITTSLKIVLPFCVTIMFVAVIVEWAQSSFLITGQSLKMSFQKINPIEGFKRIFSINSVVELIKSVLKVLIIGYTGYFYTQTFAKKLLEMYEMNVFTIVRFSFGSAINLILWMAVMFFGIAVIDFIFQRQQYEKKLMMTKEEVKEEFKQTEGNPQIKSKIREKQRRISLQRMFQQLPKADVVITNPTHYAVALLYEPEKFDAPRVIAKGKDYIAQKIKQEAIKHRIEIVENRELARALYNMCEVGDFIPPELYQAVAEVLAYVYSLKNYQKVNTR from the coding sequence GTGAAGTTAAAATTTGATATCCAGTTGTTTTCTGAAGCAAGTGCTAAAACTGAAAAGGCCACCCCCCGAAAACGTCAGGAAGCAAGAAAACGTGGTATGGTAGCAAAAAGCAGAGAGGTTACCTCTGCTTTTGCTTTATTGATAAGTGTACTTTTTTTAAAGTTTGGATATTCTTTAATTATCGTTCCATTGCAGCAAGGAAGCAAATATTTTTTTAGCAATTTGAATTATAGTTTAGAAGATATAAGCGATGCAAGCAAACTTTTGAGTTTTATAATTACAACTTCTTTGAAGATAGTTCTTCCATTCTGCGTTACAATTATGTTTGTGGCAGTAATTGTAGAGTGGGCACAAAGCAGTTTTCTCATTACAGGGCAGTCGCTTAAAATGAGTTTTCAAAAGATTAATCCTATTGAAGGATTTAAAAGAATATTTTCAATTAATTCGGTTGTTGAACTTATAAAGTCTGTACTAAAAGTTCTGATAATAGGATACACAGGTTATTTCTATACACAGACTTTTGCTAAAAAGCTTTTAGAGATGTATGAGATGAATGTGTTTACAATTGTCAGGTTTTCATTTGGTTCAGCTATTAATTTGATTTTATGGATGGCAGTAATGTTTTTTGGAATAGCTGTGATAGATTTTATTTTTCAGCGCCAGCAGTATGAAAAAAAGCTAATGATGACAAAGGAAGAGGTAAAGGAAGAGTTCAAACAGACAGAAGGGAATCCCCAGATAAAGTCCAAGATAAGAGAAAAGCAGAGAAGGATTTCTCTTCAGCGTATGTTTCAGCAGCTTCCCAAGGCAGATGTTGTTATAACTAACCCCACACACTATGCGGTTGCTCTTTTGTATGAACCTGAAAAATTTGACGCACCAAGAGTGATTGCAAAGGGTAAAGATTACATAGCCCAAAAGATAAAACAGGAGGCAATAAAACACAGGATTGAAATTGTTGAAAATAGAGAGCTTGCAAGGGCTCTTTACAATATGTGTGAGGTTGGCGATTTCATTCCGCCAGAACTTTATCAGGCAGTTGCAGAAGTCTTAGCATATGTATACAGTCTTAAAAATTACCAGAAGGTGAATACAAGATGA
- the fliR gene encoding flagellar biosynthetic protein FliR, which translates to MTDIINAFLNSSYIFFLVLARMSGLFIVSPIFGRRNIPAYFKIGFAFFLSLLVVSTYRFSYSAPSNLLEYIFVVIKEFIVGLLIGYISYMIFSAILLAGQIIDNAIGFGMANVIDPMSEVQVPLLGNFLYLYMLVVFFGTDAHHLLIRAVIYSYKLVPIGYEGFRREFTWNFFRFFSELFLIGVEISLPILMSMLIVDIILAVLSRAVPQMNVFMVGLPIKIAIGFLVLVIIFPFMNKMIFVLIDKIAVYTFETLRGGIR; encoded by the coding sequence ATGACAGATATTATTAACGCTTTTTTAAATAGTTCATATATATTTTTTCTTGTACTTGCAAGGATGAGTGGTCTTTTTATAGTCTCACCAATATTTGGTAGAAGAAATATACCTGCGTATTTTAAAATTGGTTTTGCTTTTTTCTTAAGCTTACTTGTTGTCTCAACTTACAGATTTTCTTACAGTGCACCTTCCAATTTGCTGGAGTATATATTTGTAGTGATTAAAGAATTCATTGTTGGGCTTTTGATAGGGTATATATCATACATGATATTTTCAGCTATACTTTTGGCGGGTCAAATCATTGACAATGCAATAGGTTTTGGTATGGCAAACGTCATTGACCCTATGAGTGAGGTTCAGGTTCCTCTTTTAGGAAACTTTTTATACCTTTATATGCTTGTTGTCTTTTTTGGAACAGACGCTCATCATCTTCTTATAAGAGCTGTAATTTATAGCTACAAGCTTGTACCTATTGGATATGAAGGTTTTAGAAGAGAATTTACTTGGAATTTTTTTAGATTTTTTTCAGAGCTTTTCTTGATAGGGGTTGAGATAAGCCTGCCAATTTTAATGAGCATGCTTATTGTGGACATAATTTTAGCTGTGTTGTCACGAGCAGTTCCACAGATGAATGTGTTCATGGTAGGGCTTCCTATAAAGATTGCAATTGGTTTTTTGGTGCTTGTTATAATTTTTCCTTTCATGAACAAGATGATATTTGTACTAATTGACAAAATAGCTGTATATACTTTTGAAACCTTGAGAGGGGGTATCAGGTGA
- the fliQ gene encoding flagellar biosynthesis protein FliQ has protein sequence MDTTVVLEIARQAILTAFYVAGPILLISMVVGIVISILQATTQINEQTLTFVPKLIAIALSLLIFGQWMLTKVIEFTRYLWTNINQFVK, from the coding sequence ATGGATACAACGGTTGTGCTTGAGATTGCAAGACAGGCAATTTTAACAGCATTTTATGTTGCGGGGCCTATTTTGCTTATATCAATGGTAGTAGGTATAGTTATATCAATTTTGCAGGCAACTACTCAGATAAACGAACAGACACTTACTTTTGTGCCAAAACTGATTGCAATTGCACTTTCGCTTTTGATTTTCGGACAGTGGATGCTCACAAAAGTGATAGAATTTACGAGATATTTGTGGACAAATATTAACCAGTTTGTAAAGTAA
- the fliP gene encoding flagellar type III secretion system pore protein FliP (The bacterial flagellar biogenesis protein FliP forms a type III secretion system (T3SS)-type pore required for flagellar assembly.): protein MMKKNKSLYIISTLLLILITTCAKKEIAFAAASLNINLGNSQNPNDVSSALQLIIFLTILTLAPSILIMMTSFTRILIVLGFIRNALGTQQMPPNQILIGLALFLTFFVMAPVTDKIYIQAYQPYINGRITSQEALKRAEEPLKEFMLKNTRKKDLDLFVKLSNVNPNTNVKDLPLRVVVPAFIISELKSAFEMGFLIYVPFLIIDMVVASILMSMGMLMIPPVMISLPFKILLFILVDGWNLVIESLVRSFK from the coding sequence ATGATGAAAAAAAATAAATCTCTTTATATTATATCGACACTACTTTTAATTTTGATAACCACATGTGCAAAAAAAGAGATAGCCTTTGCAGCAGCAAGCCTTAATATAAATCTTGGTAATTCGCAAAATCCAAATGATGTATCGTCTGCCCTGCAACTTATAATATTTCTTACCATCCTAACCCTGGCACCGTCTATTCTGATAATGATGACATCATTTACGCGCATACTTATTGTTCTTGGATTTATTCGAAATGCGCTTGGTACCCAGCAAATGCCGCCGAACCAGATTTTGATTGGGCTTGCACTGTTTTTGACCTTTTTTGTAATGGCGCCTGTGACAGATAAAATTTATATTCAGGCTTATCAGCCATACATAAATGGAAGAATAACATCCCAAGAAGCTCTCAAAAGGGCAGAAGAGCCTTTAAAGGAGTTTATGTTAAAAAATACGCGCAAAAAAGACCTTGACCTTTTTGTAAAGCTTAGCAATGTAAATCCAAATACAAATGTAAAAGACCTTCCACTAAGAGTTGTAGTTCCTGCTTTCATAATAAGCGAGCTCAAAAGTGCGTTCGAAATGGGGTTTTTAATATATGTGCCATTTTTAATAATTGATATGGTTGTAGCAAGTATTCTGATGTCAATGGGAATGCTTATGATTCCACCTGTTATGATATCACTGCCATTCAAAATTTTGTTATTTATTTTAGTTGATGGTTGGAATTTGGTTATAGAGTCGCTTGTGAGAAGTTTTAAATGA
- a CDS encoding FliO/MopB family protein: MELGIRIVFALVVICVLIYITYYVLRIVNKKMLGRKGEYIKIVDLLPLSQDSMLVLVEIGDKVILLGKTQKSITFLKEFSKDQLFNLGEQHHSFKNIIDNQINSSFDLKNKVLNLYNLIKDSEGKEDDEKK; the protein is encoded by the coding sequence ATGGAACTTGGAATTAGGATAGTTTTTGCACTCGTAGTTATATGTGTTCTCATATACATTACCTACTATGTACTTAGGATTGTGAACAAAAAGATGCTTGGCAGGAAAGGGGAATACATTAAGATAGTTGACCTTCTTCCCCTTTCTCAAGATAGTATGCTTGTGCTTGTTGAGATTGGTGACAAGGTTATTTTGCTTGGTAAGACACAAAAGAGCATAACATTTTTGAAAGAGTTCAGCAAAGACCAACTGTTCAATTTAGGTGAACAACATCACAGTTTTAAAAACATAATTGATAATCAGATAAACTCTTCTTTTGACTTGAAGAACAAGGTATTAAACCTTTACAACCTAATTAAAGACAGTGAAGGTAAAGAGGATGATGAAAAAAAATAA
- a CDS encoding response regulator, with the protein MAKRILIVDDAAFMRMMLKDIITKNGYEVAGEAENGAKAVEMYKELKPDLVMMDITMPEMDGIQAVREIKKIDPQAKIIMCSAMGQQAMVIESIQAGARDFIVKPFQAERIVEAIKKVLG; encoded by the coding sequence ATGGCAAAAAGGATTCTGATAGTTGATGATGCAGCTTTTATGAGAATGATGTTAAAAGATATTATTACAAAAAACGGTTACGAGGTTGCAGGAGAGGCAGAAAACGGGGCTAAGGCTGTGGAGATGTACAAAGAACTAAAACCTGACCTTGTCATGATGGACATCACAATGCCTGAAATGGACGGGATTCAAGCTGTAAGAGAAATAAAAAAGATAGACCCACAAGCAAAAATAATCATGTGTTCTGCTATGGGTCAGCAGGCAATGGTTATAGAATCTATTCAAGCAGGTGCACGTGATTTTATAGTAAAACCGTTCCAGGCAGAGAGAATTGTTGAAGCAATCAAAAAAGTGCTTGGGTAA